The Megalopta genalis isolate 19385.01 chromosome 12, iyMegGena1_principal, whole genome shotgun sequence genome window below encodes:
- the Rcd5 gene encoding microspherule protein Rcd5 isoform X2 has product MPTIHKASSRTIKRRKFDDELVETTFNLQPPATSAKSASRSRTVSISTAPMECLPQQNVPSPIPISANVSHPDRCNRRTSRPGGSNAPGRKNKKNKNHSHSVNATKDLGRWKPTDDLALITGVQQTNDLRMVHRGTKFSCRFTLQEIQQRWYALLYDSAVSRVAVQAMRNLHPELIASVQARTLYSKAEEDLLGTVKSTSQPTLEVFQELLEANAHTFYSARTAKALLAHWQLMKQYHLLPDQTAQSLPRGEHVLNFSDAEEMINDTELLEQKDEFVDAELVAADRRNKREIRVLENELSRWQVLVDSVTGVNPPDFDNQTLAILRGRLVRYLMRSREITVGRSAKDHNVDVDLTLEGPAWKVSRRQGTIRLRNNGDFFLSSEGKRPIFVDSRPILAGNKMKLNNNSVIEIAGLRFIFLINQELISVIRQEAVKLNLKP; this is encoded by the exons GAGTGCAAAGTCTGCCTCCAGGTCTAGAACTGTTTCAATTTCTACTGCTCCAATGGAATGTCTTCCACAACAAAATGTACCAAGTCCCATTCCAATTTCTGCAAATGTATCTCATCCAGATAGATGCAATCGACGAACAAGTAGACCAGGGGGTTCAAATGCTCCTGGcagaaaaaacaaaaagaataaaaaccACTCACATTCTGTAAATGCTACGAAAGATCTGGGAAGATGGAAAcctacagatgatttagcattaattaCTGGCGTACAGCAGACAAATGATTTGAGAatg GTTCACAGAGGTACAAAATTTTCATGTCGGTTCACATTGCAAGAAATACAGCAGAGGTGGTATGCTCTATTATATGATAGTGCAGTTTCAAGAGTGGCAGTACAAGCCATGCGTAATTTACATCCAGAATTAATTGCTAGTGTACAAGCAAGAACTTTATACAGTAAAGCAGAAGAAGATCTTCTTGGTACTGTAAAATCG ACTTCTCAACCAACATTAGAAGTCTTTCAGGAACTGCTTGAAGCAAATGCACACACATTTTACTCAGCAAGAACTGCTAAAGCTTTATTAGCTCATTGGCAGTTAATGAAACAGTATCACCTTCTTCCTGATCAAACTGCACAAAGTTTACCCCGTGGTGAACATGTTCTTAATTTTTCTGATGCGGAAGAAATGATCAATGACACAGAGTTACTGGAACAGAAGGATGAGTTTGTGGATGCGGAACTGGTTGCAGCTGatagaagaaataaaagagaaataagAGTGTTAGAAAACGAACTAAGTAGGTGGCAGGTTTTAGTTGACAGTGTAACAGGAGTAAATCCACCAGATTTTGATAATCAAACTTTAGCAATACTTAGAGGAAGACTTGTTAGATATTTAATGAGGTCACGAGAG ATTACTGTAGGTCGTTCAGCAAAAGACCACAATGTAGACGTAGATTTGACATTGGAAGGACCTGCCTGGAAAGTTTCTCGTAGACAAGGAACAATTCGTTTAAGAAATAACGGagacttctttctttcttcagaAGGAAAGCGAcctatttttgtggacagtaGGCCTATACTTGCtggaaataaaatgaaacttaataataatagtgtaatAGAG ATTGCAGGTCTCaggtttatatttttaataaatcaagAACTTATTTCTGTCATACGTCAGGAAGCAGTGAAACTAAATTTGAAGCCGTga
- the Rcd5 gene encoding microspherule protein Rcd5 isoform X3 — MNTIFVSSRTIKRRKFDDELVETTFNLQPPATSAKSASRSRTVSISTAPMECLPQQNVPSPIPISANVSHPDRCNRRTSRPGGSNAPGRKNKKNKNHSHSVNATKDLGRWKPTDDLALITGVQQTNDLRMVHRGTKFSCRFTLQEIQQRWYALLYDSAVSRVAVQAMRNLHPELIASVQARTLYSKAEEDLLGTVKSTSQPTLEVFQELLEANAHTFYSARTAKALLAHWQLMKQYHLLPDQTAQSLPRGEHVLNFSDAEEMINDTELLEQKDEFVDAELVAADRRNKREIRVLENELSRWQVLVDSVTGVNPPDFDNQTLAILRGRLVRYLMRSREITVGRSAKDHNVDVDLTLEGPAWKVSRRQGTIRLRNNGDFFLSSEGKRPIFVDSRPILAGNKMKLNNNSVIEIAGLRFIFLINQELISVIRQEAVKLNLKP; from the exons GAGTGCAAAGTCTGCCTCCAGGTCTAGAACTGTTTCAATTTCTACTGCTCCAATGGAATGTCTTCCACAACAAAATGTACCAAGTCCCATTCCAATTTCTGCAAATGTATCTCATCCAGATAGATGCAATCGACGAACAAGTAGACCAGGGGGTTCAAATGCTCCTGGcagaaaaaacaaaaagaataaaaaccACTCACATTCTGTAAATGCTACGAAAGATCTGGGAAGATGGAAAcctacagatgatttagcattaattaCTGGCGTACAGCAGACAAATGATTTGAGAatg GTTCACAGAGGTACAAAATTTTCATGTCGGTTCACATTGCAAGAAATACAGCAGAGGTGGTATGCTCTATTATATGATAGTGCAGTTTCAAGAGTGGCAGTACAAGCCATGCGTAATTTACATCCAGAATTAATTGCTAGTGTACAAGCAAGAACTTTATACAGTAAAGCAGAAGAAGATCTTCTTGGTACTGTAAAATCG ACTTCTCAACCAACATTAGAAGTCTTTCAGGAACTGCTTGAAGCAAATGCACACACATTTTACTCAGCAAGAACTGCTAAAGCTTTATTAGCTCATTGGCAGTTAATGAAACAGTATCACCTTCTTCCTGATCAAACTGCACAAAGTTTACCCCGTGGTGAACATGTTCTTAATTTTTCTGATGCGGAAGAAATGATCAATGACACAGAGTTACTGGAACAGAAGGATGAGTTTGTGGATGCGGAACTGGTTGCAGCTGatagaagaaataaaagagaaataagAGTGTTAGAAAACGAACTAAGTAGGTGGCAGGTTTTAGTTGACAGTGTAACAGGAGTAAATCCACCAGATTTTGATAATCAAACTTTAGCAATACTTAGAGGAAGACTTGTTAGATATTTAATGAGGTCACGAGAG ATTACTGTAGGTCGTTCAGCAAAAGACCACAATGTAGACGTAGATTTGACATTGGAAGGACCTGCCTGGAAAGTTTCTCGTAGACAAGGAACAATTCGTTTAAGAAATAACGGagacttctttctttcttcagaAGGAAAGCGAcctatttttgtggacagtaGGCCTATACTTGCtggaaataaaatgaaacttaataataatagtgtaatAGAG ATTGCAGGTCTCaggtttatatttttaataaatcaagAACTTATTTCTGTCATACGTCAGGAAGCAGTGAAACTAAATTTGAAGCCGTga
- the Rcd5 gene encoding microspherule protein Rcd5 isoform X4: MECLPQQNVPSPIPISANVSHPDRCNRRTSRPGGSNAPGRKNKKNKNHSHSVNATKDLGRWKPTDDLALITGVQQTNDLRMVHRGTKFSCRFTLQEIQQRWYALLYDSAVSRVAVQAMRNLHPELIASVQARTLYSKAEEDLLGTVKSTSQPTLEVFQELLEANAHTFYSARTAKALLAHWQLMKQYHLLPDQTAQSLPRGEHVLNFSDAEEMINDTELLEQKDEFVDAELVAADRRNKREIRVLENELSRWQVLVDSVTGVNPPDFDNQTLAILRGRLVRYLMRSREITVGRSAKDHNVDVDLTLEGPAWKVSRRQGTIRLRNNGDFFLSSEGKRPIFVDSRPILAGNKMKLNNNSVIEIAGLRFIFLINQELISVIRQEAVKLNLKP, encoded by the exons ATGGAATGTCTTCCACAACAAAATGTACCAAGTCCCATTCCAATTTCTGCAAATGTATCTCATCCAGATAGATGCAATCGACGAACAAGTAGACCAGGGGGTTCAAATGCTCCTGGcagaaaaaacaaaaagaataaaaaccACTCACATTCTGTAAATGCTACGAAAGATCTGGGAAGATGGAAAcctacagatgatttagcattaattaCTGGCGTACAGCAGACAAATGATTTGAGAatg GTTCACAGAGGTACAAAATTTTCATGTCGGTTCACATTGCAAGAAATACAGCAGAGGTGGTATGCTCTATTATATGATAGTGCAGTTTCAAGAGTGGCAGTACAAGCCATGCGTAATTTACATCCAGAATTAATTGCTAGTGTACAAGCAAGAACTTTATACAGTAAAGCAGAAGAAGATCTTCTTGGTACTGTAAAATCG ACTTCTCAACCAACATTAGAAGTCTTTCAGGAACTGCTTGAAGCAAATGCACACACATTTTACTCAGCAAGAACTGCTAAAGCTTTATTAGCTCATTGGCAGTTAATGAAACAGTATCACCTTCTTCCTGATCAAACTGCACAAAGTTTACCCCGTGGTGAACATGTTCTTAATTTTTCTGATGCGGAAGAAATGATCAATGACACAGAGTTACTGGAACAGAAGGATGAGTTTGTGGATGCGGAACTGGTTGCAGCTGatagaagaaataaaagagaaataagAGTGTTAGAAAACGAACTAAGTAGGTGGCAGGTTTTAGTTGACAGTGTAACAGGAGTAAATCCACCAGATTTTGATAATCAAACTTTAGCAATACTTAGAGGAAGACTTGTTAGATATTTAATGAGGTCACGAGAG ATTACTGTAGGTCGTTCAGCAAAAGACCACAATGTAGACGTAGATTTGACATTGGAAGGACCTGCCTGGAAAGTTTCTCGTAGACAAGGAACAATTCGTTTAAGAAATAACGGagacttctttctttcttcagaAGGAAAGCGAcctatttttgtggacagtaGGCCTATACTTGCtggaaataaaatgaaacttaataataatagtgtaatAGAG ATTGCAGGTCTCaggtttatatttttaataaatcaagAACTTATTTCTGTCATACGTCAGGAAGCAGTGAAACTAAATTTGAAGCCGTga
- the PGRP-S3 gene encoding peptidoglycan recognition protein S3 has product MINKIWTTFFLVLYTYTAKIDADNNCPSIIKRSEWSTVEAKSINYLILPIPYAIIQHTVTPECDTKDACSTTIESIRSYHMESLGWHDIGYSFLIGGDGNVYEGVGWNREGAHTYRYNKKSVGIAFIGNFQDKRASDKMLNAAHKLIICGKSQGVLRNDVRVIGARQVIATESPGIKLYKQIKEWPEWSTNS; this is encoded by the exons atGATAAACAAAATTTGGACAACTTTTTTCTTGGTACTTTATACTTATACAGCAA aAATAGATGCAGATAATAATTGTCCTTCAATTATTAAACGAAGCGAATGGAGTACTGTAGAAGCAAAAAGCATCAATTATTTAATTCTTCCTATTCCTTATGCTATCATTCAACATACTGTTACTCCAGAGTGTGACACTAAAGATGCATGTAGTACAACCATTGAAAGTATACGTTCTTATCATATGGAGAGTTTGGGATGGCACGATATAGGATATTC ATTTCTAATTGGTGGTGATGGAAATGTGTATGAAGGCGTTGGTTGGAATCGAGAAGGAGCTCATACATACAGATATAATAAAAAATCAGTTGGAATTGCTTTTATAGGAAATTTTCAAG ATAAACGTGCAAGTGATAAAATGCTTAATGCAGctcataaattaattatttgtggTAAGTCACAAGGGGTACTTAGAAATGATGTCCGTGTAATTGGTGCTAGACAAGTTATAGCCACTGAAAGTCCAGGAATTAAActttataaacaaattaaagAGTGGCCAGAATGGTCTACGAATTCTTAA
- the Ubc2 gene encoding ubiquitin conjugating enzyme 2, with protein MSSGAGSSGTSRGRGSSLADNKPENKEAKPNPKMSKALGTSAKRIQKELAEITLDPPPNCSAGPKGDNLYEWVSTILGPPGSVYEGGVFFLDIHFSPEYPFKPPKVTFRTRIYHCNINSQGVICLDILKDNWSPALTISKVLLSICSLLTDCNPADPLVGSIATQYLQNREEHDRIARLWTKRYAT; from the exons ATGTCATCGGGTGCAGGTTCTAGTGGAACTAGCAGAGGGCGTGGTTCATCGTTAGCAGACAATAAACCAGAGAACAAAGAAGCAAAGCCAAATCCAAAGATGTCGAAAGCTTTAGGAACGTCTGCCAAAAG GATACAAAAAGAGttggcagaaatcacattagaCCCTCCTCCAAATTGCAG TGCAGGACCTAAAGGGGATAATTTATATGAATGGGTATCAACTATACTTGGACCACCAGGTTCAGTTTATGAAGGAGGAGTGTTCTTCCTAGACATACATTTTTCCCCGGAATACCCTTTCAAACCACCAAAG GTCACATTCCGAACACGTATCTATCATTGTAATATAAACAGTCAAGGCGTCATTTGTTTGGACATATTAAAAGACAATTGGTCGCCTGCACTTACTATTTCTAAAGTCTTATTGTCTATTTGTTCACTTCTGACGGACTGCAATCCAG CGGATCCTCTAGTAGGAAGTATAGCAACACAGTATCTTCAGAATAGAGAAGAGCACGATCGTATAGCACGACTTTGGACTAAACGTTATGCAACATGA
- the LOC117219141 gene encoding CD63 antigen, translating to MVSGGMTCIKYLTFLFNLIFAITGIVFIAVGTVILVVYKGYNNFMDSWFFAAPVFMIVIGAVVFIVSFFGCCGAVKENHCMIITFSVLLLLIFVLELVAGISGYLMQSEVRQMVENRMTSTMKEYQTEASTRKSWDIVHHDLQCCGKNGPLDWAEVGFSDNTLPNSCCREVPKGSKCDINSIYIYEGGCMHSLQNAIEHNALILGGVGIGIAIIQLVGVIFACCLARSIRREYETVETAAH from the exons ATGGTGTCCGGTGGAATGACGTGTATTAAATACCTGACGTTTCTCTTCAACTTGATATTCGCT ATAACAGGAATTGTGTTCATAGCTGTTGGCACTGTAATCCTAGTAGTTTACAAaggatataataattttatggaTAGTTGGTTCTTTGCAGCACCAGTTTTCATGATCGTAATAGGTGCTGTAGTATTTATTGTATCATTCTTTGGATGCTGTGGAGCTGTGAAAGAGAATCATTGCATGATAATAACG TTTTCAGTATTACTACTCCTAATCTTTGTACTGGAGCTCGTTGCCGGTATTTCCGGATATTTGATGCAGAGTGAAGTTCGGCAAATGGTAGAAAATAGAATGACCAGTACTATGAAGGAATATCAAACTGAAGCAAGCACTCGCAAGTCATGGGATATTGTACATCACGAT CTCCAATGTTGTGGAAAGAATGGTCCTCTGGATTGGGCTGAAGTTGGTTTCTCAGACAATACTTTACCAAATTCCTGCTGTAGGGAAGTACCAAAAGGAAGCAAATGTGACATAAATTCAATTTACATATATGAAGGTGGATGTATGCACAGTCTCCAAAATGCTATTGAGCATAATGCATTAATTTTGGGTGGTGTAGGCATTGGCATTGCTATTATTCAG TTGGTTGGAGTAATCTTCGCATGTTGTTTGGCACGTTCAATACGTCGCGAATACGAAACTGT CGAGACCGCAGCGCACTGA